Proteins co-encoded in one Geothermobacter ehrlichii genomic window:
- a CDS encoding deoxyguanosinetriphosphate triphosphohydrolase — protein MTVRETIEERERKTLSKQASLSQNTQGRAVDEDPCPVRTCYQVDRDRILHSKSFRRLKYKTQVFLSPEGDHYRTRLTHTLEVSQIARTIARALELNEDLTEAIALGHDLGHTPFGHAGERVLDRLVPGGFRHVDQSLRVVDRLEKDGAGLNLTWEVRNGIAGHSKGEGPLHEPDPARRPATREGEIVRLADIVAYVNHDLDDAIRGGLIAAESVPRRMLRSLGDRHGRRIGVLVEDIIATTRRVDDGHIHLSQERAEALLALRDWLGMHVYRAAGVDREFGKAARILEELFRFFLEKPEALDEFGAGWDRTAPPETRIADFIAGMTDRFALNLYRRLFLPEPWKVV, from the coding sequence ATGACCGTCAGAGAAACGATTGAGGAAAGAGAGAGAAAGACTCTTTCGAAACAGGCATCGCTGAGTCAGAATACGCAAGGGCGTGCCGTCGACGAAGATCCCTGTCCTGTAAGAACCTGTTACCAGGTCGATCGTGATCGCATCCTGCACAGCAAGTCGTTCCGCCGGCTCAAATACAAGACGCAGGTTTTTCTTTCTCCCGAAGGCGATCATTACCGAACCCGGCTTACCCATACCCTCGAAGTTTCCCAGATCGCCCGCACCATCGCCCGTGCTCTCGAGCTGAACGAAGATCTGACCGAAGCGATCGCCCTCGGTCATGACCTGGGTCATACTCCCTTCGGTCATGCCGGGGAACGGGTTCTCGACCGGCTGGTTCCGGGGGGCTTCCGGCATGTCGACCAGAGCCTGCGGGTCGTCGACCGGCTCGAAAAGGATGGTGCCGGCCTGAACCTGACCTGGGAGGTGCGCAACGGCATCGCCGGTCATTCCAAGGGCGAGGGGCCGCTCCACGAGCCGGACCCCGCCCGCCGGCCCGCGACCCGCGAGGGGGAGATCGTCCGTCTCGCCGATATCGTCGCCTATGTCAACCACGACCTTGATGACGCCATCCGGGGCGGACTCATCGCCGCCGAATCTGTGCCTCGCCGGATGCTGCGGTCGCTCGGAGACCGGCATGGACGGCGCATCGGAGTGCTGGTCGAGGACATCATTGCCACCACGCGGCGGGTCGACGACGGCCATATCCATCTGTCACAGGAACGGGCCGAGGCGCTGCTGGCCCTGCGCGACTGGCTTGGGATGCATGTCTATCGCGCGGCGGGAGTCGATCGCGAGTTCGGCAAGGCGGCACGGATACTCGAAGAGCTGTTCCGTTTTTTTCTCGAAAAGCCCGAAGCCCTGGACGAGTTTGGAGCCGGTTGGGACCGGACGGCGCCGCCGGAGACGAGGATCGCCGATTTCATTGCCGGCATGACCGACCGGTTTGCCCTCAACCTCTATCGCCGGCTCTTTCTGCCGGAGCCGTGGAAGGTTGTCTGA
- a CDS encoding MucR family transcriptional regulator — MSELLQMAKDLVEAQATSRSMSTEEMVSSLSELYKALQKLSQAPEAAGEQQEGAPVVSRKKAFGRDKVYCMICGEGMKTLARHLRTKHDMTPADYRRQFDIPRSQPLAAKSYSETRRQMALDAGLADNLAKARAARKKGGRKKAAKK; from the coding sequence ATGTCCGAACTGCTGCAAATGGCCAAGGATCTCGTCGAAGCCCAGGCGACCTCCCGTTCCATGTCGACCGAAGAAATGGTCAGCTCCCTGTCCGAACTGTACAAGGCGCTGCAGAAACTGTCCCAGGCCCCTGAAGCCGCCGGCGAACAACAGGAAGGAGCGCCGGTCGTCAGCCGCAAGAAGGCCTTCGGACGTGACAAGGTCTACTGCATGATCTGCGGTGAAGGGATGAAGACCCTCGCCCGGCACCTGCGCACCAAGCACGACATGACCCCCGCCGACTACCGCCGCCAGTTCGACATTCCCCGCTCGCAGCCGCTGGCGGCCAAGAGCTATTCCGAAACCCGCCGCCAGATGGCCCTCGACGCCGGACTGGCCGACAACCTGGCCAAGGCTCGCGCCGCCAGAAAAAAGGGCGGCCGGAAAAAGGCTGCCAAAAAATAA
- a CDS encoding DUF2914 domain-containing protein, with protein sequence MKRIVVVLLAGMLLVPSLCRALEVAESALARKVEQRQPVDVMTEVPADIGRLYCFTRLVGAETETRVVHVWSWEGREMARVELPVRSNNWRTWSSKRILPEWSGEWTISILDAQGNLLEKLSFQVR encoded by the coding sequence ATGAAACGAATCGTTGTTGTTCTATTGGCGGGAATGCTGCTGGTTCCTTCCCTGTGCCGGGCCCTCGAGGTTGCCGAAAGCGCTCTGGCGAGGAAGGTCGAGCAGCGGCAGCCGGTCGACGTCATGACCGAGGTTCCGGCCGACATCGGCCGTCTCTACTGCTTCACCCGCCTGGTCGGGGCCGAAACGGAGACCCGCGTGGTCCATGTCTGGTCCTGGGAGGGCAGGGAGATGGCCCGGGTCGAGTTGCCGGTCCGCTCCAACAACTGGCGGACCTGGTCGTCGAAACGGATTTTGCCCGAATGGAGCGGCGAGTGGACGATCTCCATTCTCGACGCGCAAGGCAATCTGCTCGAAAAGCTCTCTTTTCAGGTCCGATGA
- a CDS encoding PilZ domain-containing protein produces the protein MKKILICLRQEDLLTTLELILKHWGYRVIATHRPEDLPQYFTDGNPDFLLVESRLAAHPEIGRLVDAGCRRTGCPVVLIGPPGDCRPDTSGIRLDVPVDIFKLFCIVQQHLEPLPRNNFRIAVRVPGMVMRAETTSLVEILSISVRGIFIKTSLAVSRGEEFRLVLPLLGMKRELELTARVIYIVEPCPENRYQQGIGLEFRDLDAEATAQLEAFLEQRLLKELEEKHGHIEIDLTNIRQHTCQNGQPDPGRPFSA, from the coding sequence ATGAAGAAAATCCTCATCTGCCTGCGCCAGGAAGACCTTCTGACCACGCTGGAACTTATTCTCAAACACTGGGGTTACCGGGTGATAGCCACTCACCGGCCCGAAGACCTGCCCCAGTACTTCACCGACGGCAACCCGGACTTTCTGCTGGTCGAATCCCGTCTGGCCGCCCATCCCGAAATCGGCCGGCTTGTCGATGCCGGCTGCCGGCGGACCGGATGCCCCGTGGTCCTGATCGGCCCTCCCGGCGACTGCAGGCCCGACACATCCGGCATCCGGCTCGACGTTCCGGTCGACATCTTCAAACTTTTCTGCATCGTCCAGCAGCATCTCGAACCCCTGCCCCGCAACAACTTCCGCATTGCCGTCCGCGTTCCGGGGATGGTGATGCGGGCCGAGACCACCTCGCTGGTCGAGATCCTGAGCATCAGTGTCCGCGGCATCTTCATCAAGACCTCGCTGGCCGTCTCCCGGGGCGAGGAGTTCCGCCTGGTTCTCCCCCTGCTCGGCATGAAGCGGGAACTCGAACTGACAGCCAGGGTGATCTACATCGTCGAACCCTGCCCCGAAAACCGCTACCAGCAGGGCATCGGTCTCGAGTTCCGCGATCTCGACGCCGAAGCCACCGCGCAGCTCGAGGCCTTTCTCGAACAGCGGCTGCTCAAGGAGCTGGAAGAAAAGCACGGACACATCGAAATCGATCTGACCAATATCCGGCAGCACACCTGCCAAAACGGCCAGCCCGACCCCGGCCGACCCTTTTCCGCCTGA
- a CDS encoding phosphopentomutase, whose protein sequence is MKAFRRVVLIVLDGVGIGALPDAAAYGDAGANTLRHVAEAVGGLTLPHLCRLGLGRVIDFPGASQQAFVAGAAGRMAERAAGKDSTAGHWELMGVILDRPLPTFPEGFPPAIIEAFEAQTGLKVLGNVAASGTEIIDRLGEEHMRTGRPIVYTSVDSVFQVAAHEEVIPVDRLYELCRTARRILDPWRVGRVIARPFVGDPEHGFRRTARRHDFSLAPVGTTVLDRLAEKRVAVCGIGKIGDLYAGRGLSEQQATASNAEGMERILAAIGRLDSGVIFANLVDFDMLWGHRLDAAGFAAGLEAFDRWLGELFAVLEEDDLLMITADHGCDPTTPSTDHSREYVPLLCWHAGMRGRVDLGLRGSFADVGATLAEAMGVESPCGESFLVSLFTD, encoded by the coding sequence ATGAAAGCCTTTCGTCGTGTCGTTCTCATCGTTCTCGACGGGGTCGGAATCGGTGCGCTGCCCGATGCCGCCGCCTACGGCGACGCCGGCGCCAACACCCTGCGCCATGTCGCCGAGGCCGTCGGCGGGCTGACGCTGCCCCATCTCTGCCGGCTCGGTCTGGGCCGGGTGATCGACTTTCCCGGCGCGTCGCAGCAGGCGTTCGTTGCGGGGGCTGCCGGGCGCATGGCGGAACGGGCGGCGGGCAAGGATTCGACCGCCGGTCACTGGGAGCTGATGGGGGTGATCCTCGACCGGCCCCTGCCGACCTTCCCCGAGGGGTTCCCGCCGGCGATCATCGAGGCGTTCGAGGCGCAGACCGGCCTGAAGGTGCTCGGCAATGTCGCCGCCAGTGGCACCGAGATCATCGACCGGCTCGGGGAAGAGCATATGCGTACCGGCCGCCCCATCGTCTACACCAGTGTCGATTCGGTTTTTCAGGTCGCCGCCCATGAAGAGGTGATCCCGGTCGACAGGCTCTACGAGCTGTGCCGGACGGCCCGGCGGATTCTCGACCCCTGGCGGGTCGGCCGGGTCATCGCCCGCCCCTTCGTCGGCGATCCCGAACACGGTTTTCGGCGGACGGCGAGAAGGCATGATTTTTCCCTCGCTCCGGTGGGGACGACCGTTCTCGACCGGCTGGCCGAGAAGAGGGTTGCCGTTTGCGGCATCGGCAAGATCGGCGATCTCTATGCCGGTCGCGGCCTCTCCGAACAGCAGGCGACGGCCTCCAACGCCGAAGGCATGGAGCGGATTCTGGCGGCGATCGGCCGACTGGACAGTGGCGTGATCTTCGCCAATCTGGTCGATTTCGACATGCTCTGGGGGCACCGGCTCGACGCGGCCGGTTTCGCCGCCGGCCTGGAGGCTTTCGATCGCTGGCTGGGCGAGCTGTTCGCCGTTCTGGAGGAAGACGACCTGCTGATGATCACCGCCGACCACGGCTGCGATCCGACCACGCCAAGCACCGACCACAGCCGGGAATACGTGCCTCTGCTCTGCTGGCATGCCGGCATGCGGGGCAGGGTCGACCTGGGGCTGCGCGGCAGCTTCGCCGATGTCGGCGCGACCCTCGCCGAGGCCATGGGCGTCGAGTCTCCCTGTGGCGAGAGCTTTCTGGTCAGTCTGTTTACGGACTGA
- the deoC gene encoding deoxyribose-phosphate aldolase produces the protein MTPLRNPARLIDHTLLRPTASETDIRQLCEEAVEYGFASVCVPPVMVPLAARLLYGSSVATGTVVGFPLGYSSPQVKVFEARQAAGEGATEIDMVIQQGWMAAGEVARVEEEIAAVVRAVPGVAVKVIFECCRLSHRQMEILVGMAIRAGAAYVKTSTGFAEAGASVDHVRLLAASAAGRIGVKAAGGIRTLADLQAMVAAGATRIGTSSACAIMEQWSEEARGA, from the coding sequence ATGACGCCGTTGCGGAATCCGGCCCGCCTCATCGACCATACCCTGCTCAGGCCGACGGCCAGCGAAACCGACATCCGGCAGCTGTGCGAGGAGGCGGTCGAATACGGTTTCGCCTCGGTCTGCGTGCCGCCGGTCATGGTTCCGCTCGCCGCCCGGCTGCTCTACGGTTCGTCGGTGGCGACCGGCACCGTCGTCGGTTTTCCCCTCGGCTACAGTTCCCCGCAGGTCAAGGTTTTCGAGGCGCGTCAGGCCGCCGGTGAAGGGGCGACCGAGATCGACATGGTCATCCAGCAGGGATGGATGGCCGCCGGGGAGGTTGCGCGGGTGGAGGAGGAGATCGCCGCCGTCGTCCGGGCGGTGCCCGGCGTCGCCGTCAAGGTGATTTTCGAATGCTGCCGGCTGTCGCACCGGCAGATGGAGATCCTGGTCGGGATGGCGATACGCGCCGGGGCCGCCTATGTCAAGACCTCCACCGGATTTGCCGAGGCGGGGGCGAGCGTCGATCACGTCCGGCTGCTGGCCGCAAGTGCCGCCGGCCGGATCGGCGTCAAGGCGGCGGGAGGGATCCGCACCCTGGCCGACCTGCAGGCCATGGTCGCCGCCGGCGCGACCCGGATCGGCACCTCGAGCGCCTGCGCCATCATGGAGCAGTGGAGCGAGGAGGCCAGGGGCGCATGA
- the argJ gene encoding bifunctional glutamate N-acetyltransferase/amino-acid acetyltransferase ArgJ: protein MNAESRSVVRGYRFASGAAGIKASGKADLGLIVSETPAAAAGVFTRNQVAAAPVVVTSGRLAKGRCQAIVVNSGNANACTGERGMRDAVRMGELVARALGIDQELVAVSSTGVIGQPMPMAGLEDAVARLAGRLDPDGWPGVAEAIMTTDSFAKTASRTGAGYGILGIAKGAGMIHPDMATMLAFVLTDAAVDPALMKTLLLQAVDRTFNAITVDGDTSTNDMVLLLANGRSGGDVIAAGSREAEQFAALLEEVLLELAKMIVRDGEGATKLVEVRVTGAVSDAEARLAARSIATSSLVKTAFFGEDANWGRIIAAAGYSGATVDPDRVRILFDDVEMARNGLAVGGDSEARGTEVLRRDAFVVTVDLGLGDGAFSYYTSDLTHDYIRINAEYRT from the coding sequence ATGAACGCCGAAAGCAGATCTGTTGTCCGCGGATACCGTTTCGCTTCGGGAGCCGCGGGAATCAAGGCTTCAGGCAAGGCCGATCTCGGCCTGATCGTTTCGGAGACGCCGGCCGCGGCGGCCGGTGTCTTTACCCGCAACCAGGTGGCAGCGGCGCCGGTGGTGGTGACGTCCGGGCGGCTGGCGAAGGGACGCTGCCAGGCCATCGTCGTCAACAGCGGCAACGCCAACGCCTGCACCGGCGAGCGGGGGATGCGCGACGCCGTGCGCATGGGCGAGCTCGTCGCCCGCGCCCTCGGCATCGACCAGGAGCTGGTGGCTGTCTCCTCGACCGGGGTCATCGGGCAGCCGATGCCGATGGCGGGGCTCGAGGATGCCGTTGCGCGTCTGGCTGGCCGGCTCGATCCGGACGGCTGGCCGGGGGTGGCCGAAGCGATCATGACCACCGATTCCTTTGCCAAGACCGCGAGCCGCACCGGCGCCGGTTACGGCATTCTGGGCATCGCCAAGGGGGCGGGCATGATCCATCCCGACATGGCGACCATGCTGGCCTTCGTGCTGACCGACGCCGCCGTCGACCCGGCATTGATGAAGACGCTGCTGCTGCAGGCCGTCGACCGGACCTTCAACGCCATCACCGTCGATGGCGACACCTCGACCAACGACATGGTGCTGCTGCTCGCCAATGGCCGAAGCGGCGGTGACGTCATCGCCGCCGGCAGCCGGGAGGCGGAGCAGTTTGCCGCTCTGCTCGAGGAGGTGCTGCTCGAGCTGGCGAAGATGATCGTTCGCGACGGCGAGGGAGCGACCAAGCTGGTCGAGGTCCGCGTCACCGGCGCCGTCAGCGACGCCGAGGCGCGCCTCGCGGCGCGCAGCATCGCCACTTCCAGCCTGGTGAAGACCGCCTTTTTCGGCGAGGACGCCAACTGGGGACGCATCATCGCCGCCGCCGGCTATTCCGGGGCGACGGTCGATCCCGACCGGGTGCGGATCCTGTTCGACGATGTCGAAATGGCCCGCAACGGCCTTGCCGTCGGTGGCGACAGCGAAGCGAGGGGCACCGAGGTTCTGCGACGGGACGCCTTCGTCGTCACCGTCGATCTGGGGCTCGGCGACGGTGCTTTCAGCTACTACACCTCCGATCTGACCCATGACTACATCCGCATCAACGCCGAATACCGGACCTGA